GCCGGTCGCCTCACTCCGGTTTTGCGGGGTATAAAGCGGGCGAGCCCCTCTCCACGCCCCGTCCCCCACCTGGCAGCCACCTGGGCAGGGGCCATGGCCGAGCTGCCCACCCCGGACCTGCCCCCGGCCCGCTGCAGCGGCCGCTTCACCATCAGCACCCTCCTGGCCATGGAGGAGGGGGCCCGGGGTCCCTTCGCCCCCGCCGAGGGGCCCGGCTGTGACAGCGCCCAGCCCTCGCTCTGCGGCAGCACCCTCTGCACCAGGACCTTCGGCTACAACACGGTGGACGTGGTGCCCGCCTACGAGCACTACGCCAACAGCAAGGGGGTGGGCGACCCCGGGAAGGGCAGGCCCACGCTGGCCGACCTGCACTCCATCCTCAAGGTAACGGGGGCTCGGCCGTGCCTGTGGCGTCTCCGGCATCCCCTGGCCGTGCCACCGGGCCCTGCGATGTGTCTGTGGTGTGTCACTCTGTCTCCTGCCTCTTGGGGCCATGACTGATGCTGTACCCTGGAAAGGCcctgggagaagctggaggGGCAATCCAGCTGTTTCCAGCTGTGTGCACAGCCAGAGTGTTCCCCCCAGGGATGCCTGGCTGCTGCCCACCCTCACCTGCCTTCCCCTCACCCCACAGCCTGACCCAGGCCGCCTCCACCCGGTGTGTGACCCACAGTGGAGCAATGGCCTGCCCGAGGCTGGGCCGGAGCCCGGGCTGGCGGAGGCAGAAGGGGAGCCAGGCAGAGCCTCCGAGCAGGAACCCGTCCGCTTTGGATGGGTGAAGGGCGTCATGGTGAGTGTGACTCATCCCACATAGAgcaccctcctgcccccacACCCCAAACATTTGCCCCTTGTTGCATTTTTCCCAATATATTTTTTGCAAGTGCCTGCACTGTGAGCAAttccctgccctcctcagcGGGGTGGTTTTCTCtcaggaacagcagagctggtgtggCCTGGCCATGCCCAGGTGCCCGTGCCCTGATGGTCAGCACTCTTCTCTGTCCCCCCAGATTCGCTGCATGCTGAACATCTGGGGAGTCATCCTCTACTTGCGCTTGCCCTGGATCACTGCCCAGGCAGGAATCGGTGGGTGCTGCGGTTCCTTGGGAGCTGAGGGGGGCACTGGGCTCACCATCACCCAAACACCTGGGGTGGGAATGGTGTGGCATCGAGCATGGGGTGATGTGTAGGGTCCTCGTGGGTCTCGTAGGGAAGGCAGGGTGGTCTGTGGGACTGGGGGGATGCAGGATTGAAGCAGTGccctctccccacagccctgacGTGGCTCATCATCCTGATGTCCGTGACAGTGACCACAATAACTGGCTTGTCCATCTCTGCCATATCCACCAATGGCAAAGTGAAGTCAGGTAGTGTGTTCCCTCCCAGCCACTCCAGGGGTCTCCTTcaccctggggctgccccatggATGTGAACTCCTGGCACGGGCTGCAAGGTGCAGGGGGGGTCCCCAAAAACCTGTGGGGGAGGCAGTAATGCCACGGGGTGCTCCCGCTGCCTCAGGAGGCACCTACTTCCTCATCTCACGGAGCCTTGGGCCGGAGCTGGGCGGCTCCATCGGGCTGATCTTTGCCTTTGCAAACGCGGTGGCCGTGGCCATGCACACAGTGGGCTTTGCTGAAACTGTCCGGGACCTGCTGCAGGTAAGGAACTGCCTCGGGGTCCCACATTCCTCCTTCACTCCATCCTCACCTTCTCCTTGCACAAGCTGCattaattaacatttctgttaGTAATGGACCACTGATAATCAAACAGCAGCTGCTAAAACTCATGGAAATCCCAGTGGTTCAGTAAAGGGGAGGGTCATTTCCACATTGTGAATGGTTCCCTCTCCCCAGGAGCACAACTCCCTCATTGTGGACCCCACCAACGACATCCGCATCATTGGGGTCATCACTGTGACAGTGCTGCTGGGCATCTCCCTGGCTGGCATGGAGTGGGAGGCCAAGGTAACCCTCGCTTCTGCTCATGTTATTCCCTGGGGCTGATaagagctgtccctgctgcccaccaggCATCCAAGGAGCAGAGGATGCCTGTAGCTCCCCAAAATGGGCAAGAGTTTCTCCTGATGCATCCTTCactccctctgtgccctgtctccCAACCCCTCAGCTGGCTCTTTCTGGTCTGGCAGGCACAGATACTGTTCTTCCTGGTCATCTTGGTTTCTTTCATAAACTACCTGGTGGGGACAGTGATCCCAGCCACAGCTGAGAAGCAATCAAAGGGTTTCTTCAGCTACCGAGGTGGGTCTGCCACGGGCTGGGGTTGTGCTCAGCAGGTCCAAGGGCATCACTGGAGCCCAGCTCTTTGCTGTTGCTGGGGGAGAGGTTTGCTCTGGGAAGGTGTTCCTTGCtgagctgtgtcccctcctgtgGGTTCcctgctgtcagtgctgtgcCTCCATCCCGTGCTGAGGTGCTTCAGCCAGGATTAAAGCAACTGGGAGACCCAAAATgcttcttctctgcttcctccccAGCTGATATCTTTGCCCAGAACTTCGTGCCCAACTGGCGTGGGCCCGATGGCTCCTTCTTTGgcttgttttccattttcttcccgTCAGCAACCGGCATCCTGGCTGGGGCCAACATTTCGGGTGACCTGAAGGTGGGTCGTGACCAGAGCTGGCATTTCTCAGGGCTCAAGCCCTGTTTTCCCCAGGGCTTTCATTTTGATCCAAGCGTTAGactctcttttatttcttctgtaaacTTTGGGGGAGGCTCAGCCAGGAGTTGCTCTGTGGCTTTGTGATGCAGTGAATTACAATTTCTCTTGTGTAGCAACCACAAATAAAATGCCACAtcagtggtgctgctggaaagctgccttACAGATCTCTGTCATTCCCTTGGGCAGGATCCTGCCGTGGCCATCCCCAAGGGCACCTTGATGGCCATTTTCTGGACCACTGTGTCCTACCTGGTGCTTTCTGCTACGATTGGTAAGCAGCATGTCCTCAGGTGAGCTGGGTGGATGGGCTCATTCTCCCCCAAAATGGGTGACCTGGGAGGATGCAGCTGGGTGGGAGCCAGGAGCAAGCTGCAGGCACTGGCACTGATACCCTGGGGTGGGTGCCATGGGTGCCAGACCTTGTTGTGCCTCCACATGGGACAAAGTCACCCTGGGTGGGTAACAGAGCTCATGGCATTGCTCACAGCCATCATGCAGTGGGGCAGCCCCGTGGCAGGGACTCAGGGGTTGTCACAGGAAACgggatgtggggctgggctgtgtgaaGCTGTGGAGAGATGCCAGCCCTGCTCTAgccctgtgtgtccccccagGTGCCTGCGTGGTCCGAGATGCCTCGGGCAGCCTGAACGACAGCGTGGCCATGGGGTCTCTGGGCTGCGAGGGCCTGGCCTGTGGCTACGGCTGGAACTTCACCGCCTGCGCCCAGCGCCAGAGCTGCCGATACGGGCTCAGCAACTACTACCAGgtgctgctcagcaccaccaccagcccagctcctgctcctggctgggttTGTGCTGCAATGGATGGATCTCCCAGGGCAGCCGTGTGCCTGGCATCCGGGGGGGCACCCGTGCTGTTAAAGCACCCGTGTAACAGGGATGCACCAGGGAGCGTCTTCTTGGGGATTGTGGACATGGCTGGACTTTGCCGCCTGGATAATGTGGATGGAAAAGCACTGAGGGTGGCAGGGTGCCAACCTGGGGGCTGGAAAtccctcagggctgggggggggggttggtgcACCAGGGGTGCCACGGTTCCTGACCCCTGATTTTCACACAGAGCATGAGCATGGTGTCTGGATTTGGGCCCCTCATCACAGCAGGGATCTTTGGTGCTACCCTCTCCTCGGCACTGGCCTGCCTCGTCTCAGCCCCCAAAGTGTTCCAGGTGAGAGGGCGGTGTGTCCATATCCCCCAGCTCCTGTCCCCAAGCCTGGCAGCGGGTAATGCTCCTgggtgcagagctctgcagctgtgAGCAGCCCCAGGGTGAAGGGGATGCTGCCATCCCATGTTCCAGAGAAGCTCTGTGTGTCTCTCCCCACAGTGTCTCTGCAGGGACCAGCTCTACCCGCTCATTGGCTTCTTTGGGAAGGGCTATGGGAGGAACAGTGAGCCCCTCCGTGGCTACATGCTCACCTATGTCATCGCCATTGGCTTCATCCTCATCGGTGGGTACTTGTCACCCTGGCACCCTGCTGGAACCTGGCACCAGCCAGTGCCTCTGTCCCTGCCACtgacagctcctcctgctcccacagctgaGCTCAACGCCATCGCCCCCATCATCTCCaacttcttcctctgctcctaCGCCCTCATCAACTTCAGCTGCTTCCACGCCTCCATCACCAACTCCCCAGGTGAGCAGTGCCAGGCCAGGCCGTGCCCCGTGGCCGGTGGCTCGGTGCGGCCCCGTGGCGGCAGCGGCCGCTCTGTGTGTTTGCGTGCAGGCTGGCGACCCTCCTTTCGGTATTACAGCAAGTGGGCCGCGCTCTTCGGGGCCACCGTCTCGGTGGTGATCATGTTCCTGCTGACCTGGTGGGCGGCCCTCATCGCCTTTGGCATCGTCATCTTCCTCCTGGGATACGTCCTCTACAAAAAGCCGGGTGCGTGGCAgtgccccggcacagccccaggaGGTGTCCGGGCCCATTGCTAATCCATCTTCCCTGTGCAGATGTCAACTGGGGCTCCTCCATGCAAGCCAGCTCCTACAACATGGCCCTCAACTACTCGGTGGGGCTGAGTGAAGTGGATGAGCACATCAAGAACTACAGGCAAgggcagctcagtgctgggcacGGAGGGAGGGGGATGCAGAGCCAGCCACCACACCCAGTAAACCCAGGATGGCTTTGTGCCCATGCCCATGGCCACAtcctcaccaccaccctcagTAACCAGGAGCTATGACAAAATGTATCTGTCTCCAAAATCCCATGTCTGTGCCGTGTCGGCAGAGGTGGAAAGCTGAGCAAACCCTGCCCTCCCTGTACCAGGCAGATGCAGACACACTGGTCTTTTTATATCAGACGAGACCAAAGAGTGAGACTGGATCCTCAGCCATATGATTTTTTCTCATCCTAAAGATGCTCCCTATAATTGCTGCTGGCCTGGCAGGGGAGGAGAGCTGCAGATCATTCCAGAGAGCTGCCTCCAAAGCACCATCCCTcactccctttccctcctgtcCGCAGACCGCAGTGCCTGGTGCTGACCGGCCCGCCCAACTTTCGCCCAGCCCTGGTGGACTTTGTGGGGACCTTCACCAAGAACCTCAGCCTGATGCTCTGTGGCAACGTGCTGATCGTGAGTCacctgcagaaaacagcaggtTCCTTGTCCTGGGGGCTCCAGCCACCCACAGACGGTGGGCTGGGAAATCCAGATGTGTCCTGGTGGGCCCACGGGGTGGGGATTGAACTGTGCCCACTTATGTGCTGCTGTGTGATGGAGTGTGTTGACTGGAAGCCTCTCTGAGTTGTTAAGCAGTATTGGTGAAGCACTAGGATGTCCCTGTGGGCTAAAGGCTCCCCTTTGTCAATTAATCAGCAAAGATTTGGTAGGATAAGGCAGCTGCTTAGAGGATGgggggtcctgcagcccagaaCCTCCAGAGCAATTGGGTGCAGTAAGAGTCAGCTCATCCATTCCCGTGGGACTGCTGGCACCCTGTGCACTGGCTGTCCACTCACCGGATTCACTGCTTTTCTTGCCGTGACTGCAGCCTCCCACATGTGCAGTGGTTACATCCACCTCTTACCAATGATTTGGGAAGAGAGGAGCTAGAGGTCCTTGGTGGCAAGACCACCAGCTGTGAGGGGCTGCCTGagccc
The Chiroxiphia lanceolata isolate bChiLan1 chromosome 13, bChiLan1.pri, whole genome shotgun sequence DNA segment above includes these coding regions:
- the SLC12A3 gene encoding solute carrier family 12 member 3 isoform X1 — translated: MAELPTPDLPPARCSGRFTISTLLAMEEGARGPFAPAEGPGCDSAQPSLCGSTLCTRTFGYNTVDVVPAYEHYANSKGVGDPGKGRPTLADLHSILKPDPGRLHPVCDPQWSNGLPEAGPEPGLAEAEGEPGRASEQEPVRFGWVKGVMIRCMLNIWGVILYLRLPWITAQAGIALTWLIILMSVTVTTITGLSISAISTNGKVKSGGTYFLISRSLGPELGGSIGLIFAFANAVAVAMHTVGFAETVRDLLQEHNSLIVDPTNDIRIIGVITVTVLLGISLAGMEWEAKAQILFFLVILVSFINYLVGTVIPATAEKQSKGFFSYRADIFAQNFVPNWRGPDGSFFGLFSIFFPSATGILAGANISGDLKDPAVAIPKGTLMAIFWTTVSYLVLSATIGACVVRDASGSLNDSVAMGSLGCEGLACGYGWNFTACAQRQSCRYGLSNYYQSMSMVSGFGPLITAGIFGATLSSALACLVSAPKVFQCLCRDQLYPLIGFFGKGYGRNSEPLRGYMLTYVIAIGFILIAELNAIAPIISNFFLCSYALINFSCFHASITNSPGWRPSFRYYSKWAALFGATVSVVIMFLLTWWAALIAFGIVIFLLGYVLYKKPDVNWGSSMQASSYNMALNYSVGLSEVDEHIKNYRPQCLVLTGPPNFRPALVDFVGTFTKNLSLMLCGNVLIGPRKQKMPESRLTADGHAKWLMKRKIKAFYTDVVAEDLRSGVQMLLQAAGLGKMRPNILVLGYKRDWRTASPQSLEDYVGILHDAFDFKYGVCLMRMKEGLNVSRVLQAHVNPTFEAAEHPENGTGSRAAPNTVDCTALAGEQQASTVFQSQQGKKTIDIYWLFDDGGLTLLIPYLLGRKKRWGKCKIRVFVGGQINRMDEERKAIVSLLSKFRLGFHEIHILPDINQKPRPEHIKRFDDLIAPFRLNDGFKDEATVNEMRQGCPWKISDEEVDKNRAKSLRQVRLNEILLDYSRDAALIAITPPIGRKGRCPSALYMAWLETLSQDLRPPVILTRGNQENVLTFYCQ
- the SLC12A3 gene encoding solute carrier family 12 member 3 isoform X2, whose product is MAELPTPDLPPARCSGRFTISTLLAMEEGARGPFAPAEGPGCDSAQPSLCGSTLCTRTFGYNTVDVVPAYEHYANSKGVGDPGKGRPTLADLHSILKPDPGRLHPVCDPQWSNGLPEAGPEPGLAEAEGEPGRASEQEPVRFGWVKGVMIRCMLNIWGVILYLRLPWITAQAGIALTWLIILMSVTVTTITGLSISAISTNGKVKSGGTYFLISRSLGPELGGSIGLIFAFANAVAVAMHTVGFAETVRDLLQEHNSLIVDPTNDIRIIGVITVTVLLGISLAGMEWEAKAQILFFLVILVSFINYLVGTVIPATAEKQSKGFFSYRADIFAQNFVPNWRGPDGSFFGLFSIFFPSATGILAGANISGDLKDPAVAIPKGTLMAIFWTTVSYLVLSATIGACVVRDASGSLNDSVAMGSLGCEGLACGYGWNFTACAQRQSCRYGLSNYYQSMSMVSGFGPLITAGIFGATLSSALACLVSAPKVFQCLCRDQLYPLIGFFGKGYGRNSEPLRGYMLTYVIAIGFILIAELNAIAPIISNFFLCSYALINFSCFHASITNSPGWRPSFRYYSKWAALFGATVSVVIMFLLTWWAALIAFGIVIFLLGYVLYKKPDVNWGSSMQASSYNMALNYSVGLSEVDEHIKNYRPQCLVLTGPPNFRPALVDFVGTFTKNLSLMLCGNVLIGPRKQKMPESRLTADGHAKWLMKRKIKAFYTDVVAEDLRSGVQMLLQAAGLGKMRPNILVLGYKRDWRTASPQSLEDYVGILHDAFDFKYGVCLMRMKEGLNVSRVLQAHVNPTFEAAEHPENGTGSRAAPNTVDCTALAGEQQASTVFQSQQGKKTIDIYWLFDDGGLTLLIPYLLGRKKRWGKCKIRVFVGGQINRMDEERKAIVSLLSKFRLGFHEIHILPDINQKPRPEHIKRFDDLIAPFRLNDGFKDEATVNEMRQGCPWKISDEEVDKNRAKSLRQVRLNEILLDYSRDAALIAMKGRCPSALYMAWLETLSQDLRPPVILTRGNQENVLTFYCQ